DNA sequence from the Simiduia curdlanivorans genome:
CGAGATCCAGGAGGACTGGGAAAACCTATGGCCCGAGCTAGAAGGTATTGATTTTCACGGCAAGCATATAGCCTTGTTCGGCCAAGGCGATCAGGTGGGCTACCCCGAGTGGTTTCTGGACGCCATGGGTTACTTGCACGACAAGCTCGTGGCCGCCGGCGCCCTTCCCACGGGCTATTGGCCTGTAACCGGTTACGAGTTCGAGGCCTCGCAGGCACTAACAGCCGATCAACAGTGGTTTGTTGGCTTAGCGCTAGATGACGAAAATCAATTTGAGCAAAGTGAGGCGCGGATACAACAGTGGTGTGACGGGCTAAGGCGTGACTGGGCGCTGTAGGGTTTGGCACTTCACCGAAGCGCCAAACCCAAGCAGCAAGGAGCGAGGTTAGGGCAATAGCAACTTCCAAAGAATCAAAATGGAGGTTGCTAGCATCACGATCCAGTTGACTAAAATGCCGATTTGACGAGGTTTAGTCGGCCCGGCGCTGTGACCTAGGCCCCAGATATGTAGCAGACGAGCGACAAACAAAGCGCTCCCCGCGGTGTGAATCAACCAAGCGGCGCCGCCGGTGGCTTCCAGCGCAACAATAAGCAATAAGCTCATGGGCACGTATTCAACGGCGTTGCCGTGCACGCGAATTATCCGCTCTAAATCAGCGTGACCGCCCGAGCCAACGCCAACACGGTATTTCAACCGAGCGCGCACCACTAACATGGCGAGCACTAGAATTAATAAACCACACAGTGCGATGTACAAAGGTGAAACAATTAAGGGGTAGGTCATAATGTCCTCAAACGCTTTATAAGTATTATGGCAAGAGCGAGTTAATGGCGTGAATTTACCCCATTAGACGTAAAATTGCAGCTTTACCACAGCAAAACTCCTGAGCTAACCACAAATCCAGTGACCACAACCTTGAACGCAAATCCGCCGATACATACGCCTCACACCTTAAGCTGGTCCGAGGGGCTACCCTTTTCCACCCAATTCGGCGACGTTTATTTTTCCATTGACTCTGGCTTAGAAGAGAGCCGCCACGTGTTTCATCAACACAACAACTTAGCGCCACGCTGGCAAGCGCTTCCAGCCCAAGGCCAGTTTGTTATTGGTGAAACGGGCTTCGGCACTGGGCTCAATTTTCTCGCAGCGGTTGAGCTTTGGTTGCGCACCGCGCCGGAAGATGCCCGCCTCTATTATCTTACGGTGGAAAAATTTCCCCTCAGCAAGATTGAACTGCAACAGGCACTGGCGCTCTGGCCGGATTTATCGGCGTTGAGCCAAGCGTTAATTGCCGCCTACCCAGACCAGCTGGAAACGGAAATTTATCCCCTCAGCCTGTTTAACGGACGAGTGCAATTACTACTGACGATTGATGATGCGACAGCAGGCTTCAATCAACAGATACATCGCCAGCACCCGGACTTCATCGTCGCAAAAACGGCCGTGGATGCATGGTTTCTCGATGGCTTCGCGCCCAGCAAAAACGCCGACATGTGGTCTAGCGAACTTTTCGCGACACTGGCTTTACTGTCCCATCCTGAAACAACCTTCGCCACCTACACCTCTGCAGGGATGGTGCGCCGCGGCCTCGCTCAAGTCGGTTTTGCGGTTGCCAAACAAAAAGGTTTTGGCCGTAAACGGGAGATGTTAAGTGGGCGTTTCCGTGGCCCACCGCCGGCCGAAGATGAGAAAAAAAATACCGCCGATTCTGCTCATATACGGCTAAAGAAAACGACCCCCTGGCAAGCCTTTAAACTCCAACCAAGCGGGCGCCGCGCCTGTGTTATCGGCGCCGGTATTGCCGGTTGCCACACAGCGCGCGCGCTGGCGGAGCTGGGCTGGCAAGTGACGCTGGTGGAAGCCAAGGCGGCACCAGCACTCATGGCTTCAGGCAATGCGCAAGGCATCGTCTACGCAAAGCTCTCGCCAAAACGTCACCCTCAAGGGCGCTTTAACATCACCAGCCTTAGCTATGCGCAAGCCGCCTATCGTGCATTTTGGCAAGCGCGACCCGATCACGGTGACGCCTGTGGGGTTTTGCAATTAGCCGCCAAAGATGAAACCGCGGAACAACAAAGCGCCTCCGCCGCCACCCTAGCGCCCTCCCTTGCCCGCGAAGTAACTGCCGAACAGGCGAGCGAACTGGCTGGCCTTGCATTGAACAACGGCGGATTATATTTACCCAATGCCGGCTGGTTGAATCCGGCCGAACTGTGCGCGTGGCTAATACAGCACCCAAATATAAACAGCCGATTTCACACCAACATAGAAACATTTGAAGCCACGGGTGACGGGCGCTGGCACATAGCCTCGACAACTCATACTCAGGTGACCAGTCAGACAGAGTGTTTTGACACCGACTTACTGGTGCTCTGCTGCGCCGACCAAGCCAAACACTTCGCCCACACCCAACACCTGCCACTTAAGCGCATCCGCGGGCAAGTGACACAACTACCGGCCACCGAAACCAGCCAACAGCTGAAAACAGTGGTCACACAAGAGGGCTATCTCGCGCCCGCCTTTGGCAATAGTCACTGCGTTGGCGCAACCTTTAATTTGAAGCTCGATGACCCAGCACCAAGGCACGAAGATCATCGCGCCAACCTCGCATTTTTAACCAACCTGAAGGATTTTTATGGGCAAGCACTACCCGATGCCTCAACCTTAAGCGGCCGCGTAGGCTTCCGATGCACCTCGCCCGATTACCTGCCACTGGTGGGCCCAGTTGCGAAGGAAGATGAGATGGCTGAGGCTTACGCGCTGCTGGCCAAAAATGCCAAAAGAGTGATACCGAGCGCTCACCACTACTGGCCCAATCTGCTGGTCAACCTCGCCCATGGTTCAAGAGGCCTCGCTTACACGCCCATTTGCGCACAATACATCGCCGCCCTCGCCAACAACCTTCCGGTTCCCATCCGACAAGACCTGTGCGCTGCACTGAACCCGGCGCGCTTTTTAGTCCGCGATATCGCCAGAGGTAAGCGCTAAAGCCAAGGCTCTTCTACACTGTAAGGATTCATCGCGGTCAACCAAAGGTAACCCTATGCTATTGCACGCCGGCAGACGCAGACAACAACTGCAACCTGGAACCGATTCCATACATAACTTTTACGAGGCCCAGGTTATGGACGAAATCATCAATCGTAGCGAGCGAGCCCAAGAGGATGCCGACTTTCTCGCCGACGTCGCCTGTGTCGCACTCAATCACCTACCACCCCGTTACATCAGGCACGATGTCGATATGAGCTTCTTCCTCTCGCCGCAGGAGCAAGAAGAAATGCAAAAGAAAGTACGCAAGGCAGTCAAAGACGCGATCAAATACGTGAAGTCGCGGGAGCAAGAAGCCGAGATAGCAACAGACGCTACTTAAACAGCGCTCGATTGAACATCGACCGGCCGCGTGAGCAACTGAGAGCCAGCACCACAGGCAATCACCGTTTTCATCGCCGCCTCCACAGACACATGGGGCAACAAAATAATGCAAGAAGCAGGCAAGTGGTACACGATACCCGAGGTTGGAATGGGGGCTGTTGGCATGAACACAGAGTAATCACCATTATCGTGTTTAGCCGTCACAATGACGGTCACAGTCACCGGTGATTCAGGGCCATAAATTTTAGCTAATGCCACTTGCCCCGACAGCAGCGAGCTCGAGGAGCCACCGCCTAGGAACTGCCCGACAACATCACTAATAGTCTTATAGCCGGGCGCAATGCGCTTCAGCACGCGCTCTATTTGGCCCAGCAACCAAGCCCCAACGCGGGTTTTAACCAGCAGACCGATTAAACAAAACACCACCAGCAAGCAGCCGATCACCACGGCATCCACTAAGGTTGCCGATAGGCCTAAATGCGGCCGCAGCGCCGCAGTCACTGGCGCGATGAGTGCACTGATAACATCGTAAAACCAGGTAAACACCAGCAGAAAAATGCTGATTGGCAACACCACGGTTAAACCGCCTAGCAGGGTCAACCAGATAAATGATTTAATACGCTCCAATGATTTTCCCCCGAGGAATGATGTGCGTGCGTAATGTAATCGCAATGAGCTCAATTGTCATGGTTATGTTGTTGACCTCAACAACACTCGTGGCGGCCAGTCGCAGCGAATCAACGCCAAGTAACTTAGCATACCAACAGATCGGCACCCGCTCTCACCCTAACCTTGCCTTCACCCAAGGCTTAATCATCGATCAGCAAGCATTCGTTGAATCGAGCGGCTTGTACAAACAAAGCTTTATTCAACGCTACCCCATCAAAGAAGGTTCTAATGCGCCAAGCCTAACAAAATTATTATCGAAGTCAGACTTTGCCGAAGGCTTGGCGTCTATTGGTACGCATCTTTGGCTCATTACTTGGCAACAAGGCATTGCCCGTAAATTTACCAGCGACACGTTAAAACAAGTAGAAATAGCGCGCTACCGGGGCGAAGGCTGGGGACTGAGCTTCGACGGCAAGCACCTGATCATGAGCGACGGCTCAGCCAAGCTACAATTTCGCACACCCGATGATTTTGCCCTGCAGCGCAGTCTCGAGGTAACCCTGAACAACCAACCGCTAAACGCCCTCAATGAACTCGAAGTGGCGCGCGGATTCATCTGGGCCAATGTCTGGTTTGACCCTCGCATTTACGCTATCCACCCGGGCACGGGACAAGTCGTGGCGATGATCGATTTATCCACCATCATCGAGCAGGAAAAAAAACTGCATAGTTTTGGTTTACAAAGGGATTCGGTCGCCAATGGCATTGCCTATGACGCCGAGGCGGACGCGTTGTGGGTAACCGGCAAGCGCTGGCGGAAACTGTATTTGATTCGGCCAATCGAATGGCCGAGACCCTAATCTTTAGGCAATTTGTAGCCGATTAACCCACCACCAAGGGCTGCCAACGCACGCCATTGCGACCTGCCTTCTTTACCAAATACATGGCCGCATCGGCCTGACGCAATAAAGCCGCGCCCAGCTCGACAATAGGAATTTTATGCTTGCGCGGCTCCCAACTGCTGACGCCAATCGACGCCGACAACGGAATGGGTTGTCCGGCGCTGGTTTCAATCGCCATGCCCTCTATGGCGGCTCTCACCCGCTCGGCCGTTTCCATCGCCTGCTCTGCATCGCAAGCCGGCAACAAGGCAACGAACTCTTCGCCGCCAAAGCGCGCCAACACATCGGTTTTACGCAATTGCTCTTGTAAAACGCTCGACACTTCGCGCAACACCATATCGCCATTGGCATGGCCGAAATTGTCATTAATTTTCTTAAAATGATCGAGGTCGACAAAAACGCAACTCACCGGCAAACAACTTCGTTCTGCGCGCGCTAACTCTAGTGCAAGGTCTTGCTCAAACGCCGCCCGGTTGCCCACTTGGGTGAGGGGGTCTTGCCGGCCTTCACGGCGAAGCTGCTCTTGCGCGACACAATGATCAATACACAGCGCTAGGATTGCCGCCATGTGCTGAATAAAATCCACCGCCTTATCAGGGGTAAAGCGCTCGGCCGTTTCGCTGGCCAAATGCAAGCTCCCCTGCAAAATACCTTTAGAGTAAAGCGGAATTAAGGCCGTACTCGCCACCGTGCCAGCGCCTGGGAACAAGCGCCCGTGGGTTAGCGCATCCAGCTCACCCAAAATAGGCTGCGTCGCCTGCCCCAATAACTGGTCAAAGAAATCCTGCCGATGGCGCAGCTGCACTTTGGGCACCCAGTGCTTTAAGTCCAGCGCTTCGAACAGCTGCTCGAACACATAATCTGGGTCGAACAACACCAAACTCATCGCTTTTAGTTTGAAGTGATTTGGCCCCTCCTTAATTAGCACCTCGAACAGCTCAGGTAAACTGGCAGCCTCGAGTAACCTGAACTCGAAGTCATGAAAGCGCCGCGCTATTTGTTGATTTTCATCAATCCGCAGCACCAGCTTTTCGATCAGCCCCTGTAGCCGCTTATTTTCAGCTTCGTGATCCAAAGGTCCTCCTGAGCACAGCCACCTCTCCCACAGCGTGTATACCGGTAAAAACTACCACGTTTAAGTTACCCCAAGGATATCGACCAAATCGCTGCCGACCCAAGGCGATTACGGTAGAATAGCCCGCAATTGGTAATTACGACTGAGACACCCATGACTGAACTACTCTCCCCAGCCGGCACACTCAAAAGTATGCGCTTCGCCTTCGCCTACGGCGCCGACGCAGTCTACGCGGGCCAACCGCGCTACAGCTTGCGCGTGCGCAATAACGAATTCAACAAAATCGAGAATTTGGCCTCCGCCATCGAGGAGGCCCATGCCATGGGCAAACAGTTTTACCTAGCCAGCAATATCGCGCCCCACAACGATAAGGTTAAAACCTACATTAGAGACCTAGAGCCGGTCATCGCCATGGGCCCTGACGCCCTGATCATGTCGGACCCAGGTCTGATCATGATGGTGAAAGAACAGTGGCCTGAGCAAGAAGTGCACTTATCCGTGCAAGCCAACGCCATTAACTGGGCCGCGGTTAAGTTTTGGGCCAAACAAGGCATTTCCCGCGTCATTTTATCGCGCGAACTTTCACTCGATGAAGTGGAAGAAATCCGCCAGCGCTGCCCTGAGGTTGAGCTCGAAGTCTTTGTTCATGGCGCACTTTGCATTGCCTATTCAGGCCGCTGCTTGCTCTCTGGTTATATGACGCACCGCGACCCGAACCAAGGTGCTTGTACCAACTCCTGCCGCTGGGAATACAACAGCCACGAAGCCAAAGAAAATGAACTTGGCGATCTGATCGCGGTAGAAAAACCCCAGCTCTTCGATCCAAACGACGAAGTACAACCCGTGCTGTTACAAGAAAAAAGCCGACCGGGCGAATACATGCCTGCTTACGAAGACGAGCACGGCACTTATATTATGAACTCTAAAGATTTACGCGCCGTGCAACACGTCGAGCGCTTAGTCAACATGGGTGTGCACTCTTTAAAAATTGAAGGTCGCACCAAGAGCCATTACTACGTGGCGCGCACGGCGCAGGTCTATCGCAAAGCCATCGACAATGCCCATGCCGGCATCGCTTTTGATATGAACATGATGCGCGAACTGGAGCACCTGGCAAACCGTGGTTACACAGAGGGATTTTACCGTCGCCACGTACCCAGTGAATTC
Encoded proteins:
- a CDS encoding glutaminyl-peptide cyclotransferase translates to MRNVIAMSSIVMVMLLTSTTLVAASRSESTPSNLAYQQIGTRSHPNLAFTQGLIIDQQAFVESSGLYKQSFIQRYPIKEGSNAPSLTKLLSKSDFAEGLASIGTHLWLITWQQGIARKFTSDTLKQVEIARYRGEGWGLSFDGKHLIMSDGSAKLQFRTPDDFALQRSLEVTLNNQPLNALNELEVARGFIWANVWFDPRIYAIHPGTGQVVAMIDLSTIIEQEKKLHSFGLQRDSVANGIAYDAEADALWVTGKRWRKLYLIRPIEWPRP
- a CDS encoding late competence development ComFB family protein, which produces MLLHAGRRRQQLQPGTDSIHNFYEAQVMDEIINRSERAQEDADFLADVACVALNHLPPRYIRHDVDMSFFLSPQEQEEMQKKVRKAVKDAIKYVKSREQEAEIATDAT
- the mnmC gene encoding bifunctional tRNA (5-methylaminomethyl-2-thiouridine)(34)-methyltransferase MnmD/FAD-dependent 5-carboxymethylaminomethyl-2-thiouridine(34) oxidoreductase MnmC; this translates as MNANPPIHTPHTLSWSEGLPFSTQFGDVYFSIDSGLEESRHVFHQHNNLAPRWQALPAQGQFVIGETGFGTGLNFLAAVELWLRTAPEDARLYYLTVEKFPLSKIELQQALALWPDLSALSQALIAAYPDQLETEIYPLSLFNGRVQLLLTIDDATAGFNQQIHRQHPDFIVAKTAVDAWFLDGFAPSKNADMWSSELFATLALLSHPETTFATYTSAGMVRRGLAQVGFAVAKQKGFGRKREMLSGRFRGPPPAEDEKKNTADSAHIRLKKTTPWQAFKLQPSGRRACVIGAGIAGCHTARALAELGWQVTLVEAKAAPALMASGNAQGIVYAKLSPKRHPQGRFNITSLSYAQAAYRAFWQARPDHGDACGVLQLAAKDETAEQQSASAATLAPSLAREVTAEQASELAGLALNNGGLYLPNAGWLNPAELCAWLIQHPNINSRFHTNIETFEATGDGRWHIASTTHTQVTSQTECFDTDLLVLCCADQAKHFAHTQHLPLKRIRGQVTQLPATETSQQLKTVVTQEGYLAPAFGNSHCVGATFNLKLDDPAPRHEDHRANLAFLTNLKDFYGQALPDASTLSGRVGFRCTSPDYLPLVGPVAKEDEMAEAYALLAKNAKRVIPSAHHYWPNLLVNLAHGSRGLAYTPICAQYIAALANNLPVPIRQDLCAALNPARFLVRDIARGKR
- a CDS encoding MAPEG family protein; the protein is MTYPLIVSPLYIALCGLLILVLAMLVVRARLKYRVGVGSGGHADLERIIRVHGNAVEYVPMSLLLIVALEATGGAAWLIHTAGSALFVARLLHIWGLGHSAGPTKPRQIGILVNWIVMLATSILILWKLLLP
- the fldB gene encoding flavodoxin FldB; protein product: MSHAPIGLFYGSSTCYTEMTAEKIQRYLGSDLVDNLNIAEAPLNLANQYTFLILGIPTWDYGEIQEDWENLWPELEGIDFHGKHIALFGQGDQVGYPEWFLDAMGYLHDKLVAAGALPTGYWPVTGYEFEASQALTADQQWFVGLALDDENQFEQSEARIQQWCDGLRRDWAL
- the yegQ gene encoding tRNA 5-hydroxyuridine modification protein YegQ, which gives rise to MTELLSPAGTLKSMRFAFAYGADAVYAGQPRYSLRVRNNEFNKIENLASAIEEAHAMGKQFYLASNIAPHNDKVKTYIRDLEPVIAMGPDALIMSDPGLIMMVKEQWPEQEVHLSVQANAINWAAVKFWAKQGISRVILSRELSLDEVEEIRQRCPEVELEVFVHGALCIAYSGRCLLSGYMTHRDPNQGACTNSCRWEYNSHEAKENELGDLIAVEKPQLFDPNDEVQPVLLQEKSRPGEYMPAYEDEHGTYIMNSKDLRAVQHVERLVNMGVHSLKIEGRTKSHYYVARTAQVYRKAIDNAHAGIAFDMNMMRELEHLANRGYTEGFYRRHVPSEFQNYTAGNSTNVNQQFVAETLSAQDNWLTVDVKNRFEVGNTMELITPQGNHRFNIEHLANKNGAAIDCAPGSGHIVKVKIPDEIALGEQTDFAMLMRYMP
- a CDS encoding GGDEF domain-containing protein, translating into MDHEAENKRLQGLIEKLVLRIDENQQIARRFHDFEFRLLEAASLPELFEVLIKEGPNHFKLKAMSLVLFDPDYVFEQLFEALDLKHWVPKVQLRHRQDFFDQLLGQATQPILGELDALTHGRLFPGAGTVASTALIPLYSKGILQGSLHLASETAERFTPDKAVDFIQHMAAILALCIDHCVAQEQLRREGRQDPLTQVGNRAAFEQDLALELARAERSCLPVSCVFVDLDHFKKINDNFGHANGDMVLREVSSVLQEQLRKTDVLARFGGEEFVALLPACDAEQAMETAERVRAAIEGMAIETSAGQPIPLSASIGVSSWEPRKHKIPIVELGAALLRQADAAMYLVKKAGRNGVRWQPLVVG
- a CDS encoding DUF502 domain-containing protein, with amino-acid sequence MERIKSFIWLTLLGGLTVVLPISIFLLVFTWFYDVISALIAPVTAALRPHLGLSATLVDAVVIGCLLVVFCLIGLLVKTRVGAWLLGQIERVLKRIAPGYKTISDVVGQFLGGGSSSSLLSGQVALAKIYGPESPVTVTVIVTAKHDNGDYSVFMPTAPIPTSGIVYHLPASCIILLPHVSVEAAMKTVIACGAGSQLLTRPVDVQSSAV